The sequence ACTGCTCAAGGATGTGGGCCTGGGCTACCTCACGCTGGGCCAGCCGTCGCCCACGCTGTCGGGCGGCGAGGCGCAGCGCATCAAGCTGGTGACCGAACTCAGCAAGGTGCGCGACGACATCACCCGGCGCGGCCAGAAGGCGCCGCACACGCTGTATGTGCTCGACGAGCCGACCGTCGGCCTGCACATGGCTGATGTCGAAAAGCTGATCCATGTGCTGCACCGCCTGGTCAACGGCGGCCATAGCGTGATCGTCATCGAGCACGACCTCGACGTGATTGCCGAAGCCGACTGGGTGATCGACCTGGGGCCGGACGGCGGCAACGCGGGCGGGCTGGTGGTGGCCTCCGCGCCGCCCGAAGCCGTGGTGGCGCTGGGCACAGCGACCGGCAAGGCGCTGGCGGCGGTGCTGGCGCGCTAGCCATTAGTCTCGAAGATGCTATGTAAATAATAGCTGCTTGCGCATAGGGGACGTGCGCAAAAGGCATAAAAGGTTAAAAAAACCGGCTGACGCACAGGTAAAAGGCGATGGAGAAACCCAGCGCGCCAGCCGACCGGGCGACCGTTGCTGAATGACGGGCCTGCACCGGGGAAATTTGCGCATGGGGTCTTTGCAAAACCTGCTTTTGGGCGTGTTCTGTACAATGGCGGCTCTCCTGAGGAGCGTTGCAACCCACGGCATGTGGTCTAGGCTCAGGACTTCTATTTGCAACCACGCTCACCCGCATGTGCCTTGATGCCGGGTGAGTGAGACCCACACTCCCTTCGATTGACACCTGCGGCCGTGGCTATTTTGCCCAGCTTGACCCTCGATTTTGGAGCTACCCCCATGAACATTGCACTAAAAACCATGTTGAATACCGACCACATCATTGCCGACCTGACGCTGGCCGCCTGGGGTCGCAAGGAACTCAAAATCGCCGAGACCGAAATGCCCGGCCTGATGGCGATTCGCCAGGAATTCGCCGCTGCCCAGCCGCTCAAGGGCGCGCGCATCACCGGCTCGCTGCACATGACCATCCAGACCGGCGTGCTGATTGAAACCCTGCAGGCGCTGGGCGCCGAAGTGCGCTGGGCCTCGTGCAACATCTTCTCGACGCAGGACCATGCCGCCGCCGCGATTGCCGCTGAAGGCACGCCGGTGTTCGCCGTCAAGGGCGAAACCCTGGCCGACTACTGGGACTACACCCACCGCATCTTCGAATTCACCGGCGCCAAAGGCACGCCCGAAGAAGGCCCGAACATGATCCTGGACGACGGCGGCGATGCCACGCTGTTGATGCACCTGGGCGCCCGCGCCGAAACCGATGCGAGCCTGCTCGAATACCCCGCCAGCGAGGAAGAAACCTGCCTGTTCGGCGCCATCAAGGCCAAGCTGGCGCAAGACCCGACCTGGTACAGCCGCCGCCTGGCCAACATCATCGGCGTGACCGAGGAAACCACCACCGGCGTGCTGCGCCTGAACGAAATGTCGGCCAAGGGCACGCTGGCGTTTCGCGCCATCAACGTCAACGACTCGGTCACCAAGTCCAAGTTCGACAACCTCTACGGCTGCCGCGAATCGCTGGTCGATGCCATCAAGCGCGCCACCGATGTGATGATTGCCGGCAAGGTCGCCGTGGTGGCTGGCTACGGCGATGTGGGCAAGGGCTGCGCCCAGGCCCTGCGCGCGCTCAGCGCCCAGGTCTGGGTCACCGAAATCGACCCGATCAACGCCCTGCAGGCCGCGATGGAAGGCTACAAGGTCGTGACCATGGACTACGCCGCCGACAAGTGCGACATCTTCGTCTCGGCCACCGGCAACAAGAACGTCAT comes from Polaromonas naphthalenivorans CJ2 and encodes:
- the ahcY gene encoding adenosylhomocysteinase, producing MLNTDHIIADLTLAAWGRKELKIAETEMPGLMAIRQEFAAAQPLKGARITGSLHMTIQTGVLIETLQALGAEVRWASCNIFSTQDHAAAAIAAEGTPVFAVKGETLADYWDYTHRIFEFTGAKGTPEEGPNMILDDGGDATLLMHLGARAETDASLLEYPASEEETCLFGAIKAKLAQDPTWYSRRLANIIGVTEETTTGVLRLNEMSAKGTLAFRAINVNDSVTKSKFDNLYGCRESLVDAIKRATDVMIAGKVAVVAGYGDVGKGCAQALRALSAQVWVTEIDPINALQAAMEGYKVVTMDYAADKCDIFVSATGNKNVITYAHMAAMKDQAIVCNIGHFDNEIDVASLESCNWEEIKPQVDHVIFPDGKRIILLAKGRLVNLGCGTGHPSFVMSSSFANQTIAQIELFTKQAEYEAGKVYVLPKHLDEKVARLHLKKVGAMLSELSDEQAAYIGVSKAGPYKANTYRY